Proteins encoded together in one Chryseobacterium taklimakanense window:
- the panB gene encoding 3-methyl-2-oxobutanoate hydroxymethyltransferase: MSVHSEIKKITTETLRKMKFDKEKITMLTAYDFTTAKMVDAGGTDAILVGDSAANVMAGFETTLPITLDQMIYHTQCVVRGVNRALVVADLPFGTYQSNSEKALDSAVRMMKEGGAHAVKIEGGAEIEDSIRKIVNAGIPVMGHLGLTPQSIYQFGTYKVRAKEDAEAEKLIKDAKLLEELGCFALVLEKIPADLAKKVTESISIPTIGIGAGADCDGQVLVYHDMVGMNKDFTPKFLRRYLDLYTEITGAVAQYVKDVKEVNFPNDKESY, from the coding sequence ATGTCTGTACACTCAGAAATCAAGAAAATCACCACCGAGACTTTGCGGAAAATGAAATTCGACAAAGAAAAAATCACGATGCTTACTGCGTACGATTTTACCACCGCGAAAATGGTGGATGCCGGTGGAACAGACGCCATTTTGGTCGGCGATTCGGCAGCAAATGTGATGGCTGGTTTTGAAACGACCTTGCCCATTACTCTGGATCAGATGATTTACCATACACAGTGTGTGGTTCGCGGTGTGAACAGGGCATTGGTGGTTGCAGATTTGCCCTTCGGGACTTATCAGAGCAATTCGGAAAAAGCCCTGGATTCGGCGGTAAGAATGATGAAAGAAGGCGGTGCTCACGCGGTAAAGATCGAAGGCGGCGCAGAGATCGAAGATTCAATACGAAAAATTGTCAACGCCGGAATTCCGGTGATGGGACATTTGGGCTTGACACCGCAGTCCATTTACCAGTTTGGAACATATAAAGTTCGTGCGAAAGAAGATGCAGAAGCGGAAAAATTAATAAAAGACGCCAAACTTTTGGAGGAATTGGGCTGTTTTGCATTGGTGCTGGAAAAAATTCCTGCAGATTTGGCAAAAAAAGTAACCGAAAGCATTTCAATTCCTACGATCGGAATCGGTGCTGGTGCTGATTGTGACGGGCAGGTGCTGGTTTACCACGATATGGTAGGAATGAATAAGGATTTTACGCCAAAGTTTTTAAGAAGGTACCTTGATCTTTACACCGAAATTACCGGAGCCGTTGCCCAGTACGTGAAAGATGTAAAAGAAGTGAATTTCCCAAACGATAAAGAAAGTTACTGA
- a CDS encoding TonB-dependent receptor: MKGLFFLGLIGPAMLYAQVQNDTISESQIEAINFTKRLPVSKEIINVEKDLGKKNLGQDLPVLLKNQTSVVTTSDAGNGVGYTGFRIRGVGGTSINVMMNGVPYNDSESQGTFFVDVPDLASSASQILIQRGVGTSSNGVSAFGASVNVISKNPEEKFYIKSDNSYGSFNTYKYSAEVGSGKFWDNRLSLMGRYTKIHSDGYIDRAFSNLDSYNFTALFEENRTKLRLMAFGGKEKTYQAWNGIDKTTWETNPKFNNSGAIYDANWENIVDFYDNETDNYTQKHYQFLWEQNLNPNWNLETTLHYTDGKGYYENYKQDAKFSKYNLPNQGTATRTDFIRKKWLDNDFYGVVSTLYGKLNNVDLNFGAVGNQYFGRHYGNVTGVFFPQIQEHEYYRNRSVKNEVAGFAKAIVKLNALEIFGDLQLRNISYDTKILQQGDDEGFDLNRKWTFFNPKAGVNYNIPAGKLFLSYAQASREPNRDDLFANPDIKPETLHDFEAGIEKNIGSNFSLAANAYYMHYVNQLVLSGEINDVGGFIRTNSGKSFRTGIELSALAKVSKFLELSGNLNLSKNENIDFRQEGANGIENLGNTPISFSPNTVANLLVNIKPFSNFSLGIQNQYVGEQYLDNTNNPDLKLNDYFLTDLNAQYDLKLNRTDVALKLLVNNLFNQNYVSNGYVWEGPVYYSQAGTNFLFGISLKFR, encoded by the coding sequence ATGAAAGGTTTGTTTTTTTTAGGACTGATCGGTCCTGCAATGCTGTACGCACAGGTACAGAACGACACAATCAGTGAGTCACAGATCGAGGCTATCAATTTCACAAAAAGGTTGCCTGTTTCCAAAGAAATCATCAATGTAGAAAAAGACCTTGGCAAGAAAAACCTTGGCCAGGATTTACCGGTTTTGCTCAAAAACCAAACATCGGTAGTTACGACTTCTGATGCCGGAAATGGCGTTGGTTACACAGGATTCCGCATACGAGGCGTTGGCGGAACTTCAATCAATGTGATGATGAATGGTGTACCTTATAACGATTCGGAATCGCAGGGAACATTCTTCGTTGATGTTCCGGACTTGGCGAGTTCGGCTTCGCAGATCTTAATTCAGAGAGGTGTGGGAACTTCTTCAAACGGTGTTTCCGCGTTTGGCGCCAGTGTAAATGTGATTTCAAAAAACCCTGAAGAAAAATTCTATATAAAATCCGATAACAGCTACGGCTCATTCAATACCTATAAATATTCCGCGGAAGTAGGTTCCGGAAAATTCTGGGACAACAGGCTTTCTCTTATGGGACGTTATACAAAAATCCACTCTGACGGATATATCGACAGGGCTTTTTCAAATTTAGATTCATACAATTTCACGGCTTTGTTTGAAGAAAATAGAACCAAATTGCGTCTGATGGCTTTCGGGGGTAAGGAAAAAACGTATCAGGCGTGGAACGGAATTGATAAAACAACATGGGAAACCAATCCTAAATTCAATAATTCAGGAGCGATTTATGACGCAAACTGGGAAAATATCGTGGATTTCTATGACAATGAAACCGATAACTACACCCAAAAACATTATCAGTTCCTATGGGAACAGAATCTGAACCCAAACTGGAATCTTGAGACAACCCTGCACTATACCGATGGCAAGGGCTATTATGAAAATTACAAGCAGGACGCTAAATTTTCAAAGTATAATTTACCAAATCAGGGAACAGCGACCAGGACAGATTTCATCAGAAAAAAATGGCTCGACAATGATTTCTATGGCGTGGTTTCTACCCTTTACGGTAAACTGAATAATGTGGACCTGAATTTTGGAGCTGTTGGTAACCAATATTTTGGAAGGCATTACGGAAATGTGACGGGCGTTTTCTTTCCCCAGATCCAGGAGCATGAATACTACAGAAACCGCTCGGTAAAAAATGAAGTTGCCGGTTTTGCAAAAGCGATTGTAAAACTGAATGCACTTGAAATTTTCGGCGATTTACAGTTAAGGAATATCAGTTACGATACAAAAATCCTTCAGCAGGGCGATGATGAAGGGTTTGATTTAAATAGAAAATGGACATTTTTCAATCCGAAAGCGGGTGTGAATTATAACATTCCGGCAGGGAAGTTATTTCTGTCCTATGCACAGGCGAGCCGGGAGCCAAACCGTGATGATTTGTTTGCAAACCCGGATATAAAGCCGGAAACACTGCACGATTTCGAAGCTGGAATTGAAAAAAATATCGGCAGCAATTTTTCTCTAGCGGCAAATGCTTATTATATGCACTATGTAAACCAGTTGGTACTGAGCGGAGAAATTAATGATGTTGGAGGTTTCATCCGTACCAATTCCGGTAAATCTTTCCGGACGGGGATCGAGCTTTCAGCACTGGCCAAAGTTTCAAAATTTCTTGAGCTTTCAGGCAATTTAAATTTAAGCAAAAATGAAAATATAGATTTTAGGCAGGAAGGCGCCAATGGTATCGAAAACCTTGGGAACACACCAATTTCTTTTTCGCCAAATACTGTTGCCAATTTATTGGTAAACATCAAGCCATTCAGTAATTTCAGTTTAGGAATTCAGAATCAGTATGTTGGTGAGCAATATCTGGATAACACCAATAATCCTGATTTGAAGCTTAATGATTATTTTCTGACCGACCTTAATGCGCAGTACGACTTGAAGTTAAACAGAACTGATGTAGCTCTTAAACTTTTGGTAAATAATCTTTTCAATCAAAACTACGTGAGCAACGGCTATGTTTGGGAGGGACCCGTTTATTATTCGCAAGCCGGCACAAATTTCTTGTTCGGAATTTCATTGAAATTTAGATAA
- a CDS encoding outer membrane beta-barrel protein: MKHKHLLIAGLFLSANFYFAQQKPTEKETKIDEVTIVKTKKAVEQKADRTIFDFSEQAHLNSGTVMDGVKKLPGLVVTDIAGMMYQGKLLDVYMDGRPLNITSNELNSFLEGMPANAVERIEIITQPGAEFPATSGGAILNIITSKTARNYLTATYSGNYSFTNYDKFRQRTNNSLSLNSRNKVFAWQLNIGQNYREGMMNGTIDDLSGTFTDFYRRGYFAKAGMTFELGNDDRLLLNYDVYHNNNDSYTLSHGKYNGNTFQSSDLANSLNLRNEAVATYQKRFDDKNKKLDFKLSYTSANSDFDQQNFNINQNVLQNDSDLNNVTFKVDYSQPVKILDEGKISLGGLYEKQNFQTSSKGIQNLDYQRQTASSYAEIQAKLKQFDFTLGTRAEDYDISGYAGNTALTPFKKFKLFPNASVQYNFMKQVYFALNYNKKINLPSISALNPNNTTYQNPNSVSTGNPNLQPTIFDNYEAKISAFDYAFIGYSVSHAKNQLAQMVTRNGDIITNKQMNIPEMNIRNFNVGLPIPFMIFTKPLSEIMKFNFNPDKINFLYIYAANQKHVIPNLDTKSFWMFNLMSQLILPKDIKLTANYFYIQPNASYFYFVSEKPIGNSVDLTLSKKFMKDRLSVSVFANDIFNGQQMAFRSVETPNVRLSNKNDSRSFGFSLNYKIPTKNKLAKEAPNMLNQEKKDDSGGILPQDNNQ; the protein is encoded by the coding sequence ATGAAGCATAAACATTTACTGATAGCAGGACTTTTTCTGTCCGCCAATTTTTATTTTGCACAACAAAAACCCACAGAAAAAGAAACCAAAATAGACGAGGTTACCATTGTAAAAACCAAAAAAGCCGTAGAACAGAAAGCCGACCGTACCATTTTCGATTTTTCCGAACAGGCGCACCTCAACAGTGGAACGGTGATGGACGGCGTGAAGAAACTTCCGGGATTAGTGGTTACCGACATCGCCGGAATGATGTACCAGGGGAAACTGCTGGATGTATATATGGACGGTAGACCCCTGAACATTACCAGCAACGAACTGAATAGCTTTTTGGAAGGAATGCCGGCCAACGCCGTGGAGCGCATCGAAATCATCACACAACCGGGCGCGGAATTTCCGGCAACTTCAGGCGGTGCTATTCTTAATATTATTACTTCAAAAACAGCGAGAAATTATCTTACTGCAACCTATTCCGGGAATTACAGTTTTACCAATTATGATAAATTTCGCCAGAGAACCAATAACTCCTTGAGTTTAAATTCCAGAAACAAGGTTTTTGCATGGCAACTGAATATCGGTCAAAATTATCGTGAAGGTATGATGAACGGAACAATTGATGACCTTTCCGGCACCTTTACCGATTTCTACAGGCGAGGATATTTCGCCAAAGCAGGAATGACCTTTGAACTGGGTAACGACGACCGGCTTTTGCTGAATTATGATGTTTACCACAATAATAATGACAGTTACACCTTAAGCCACGGAAAATACAACGGCAATACTTTCCAGTCCAGCGATTTGGCGAATTCTTTAAATTTGAGAAACGAAGCGGTGGCTACCTATCAAAAACGCTTCGACGACAAGAATAAAAAACTCGATTTTAAATTGAGTTATACCAGCGCTAATTCCGATTTCGACCAGCAGAATTTCAATATCAATCAAAATGTTCTGCAAAACGATTCTGATTTGAATAATGTTACCTTCAAGGTGGATTATTCCCAACCCGTGAAAATTCTGGATGAGGGCAAAATAAGTCTTGGCGGACTGTATGAGAAGCAGAATTTCCAAACCTCAAGCAAAGGCATACAAAACCTTGATTATCAAAGGCAAACCGCTTCTTCATACGCTGAAATTCAGGCAAAGCTAAAACAGTTCGATTTCACGTTGGGAACCAGAGCGGAAGATTACGACATTTCCGGATATGCGGGAAATACGGCCTTAACACCATTCAAAAAATTTAAACTTTTTCCGAATGCCAGTGTGCAGTACAACTTTATGAAACAGGTTTATTTTGCTTTGAATTATAACAAGAAAATCAATTTGCCAAGCATTTCAGCCTTAAATCCAAATAACACGACTTACCAAAATCCAAATTCTGTTTCAACGGGAAATCCCAATTTGCAGCCTACTATTTTTGACAATTACGAAGCGAAAATCTCTGCCTTCGATTACGCATTTATAGGTTACAGCGTGAGCCACGCCAAAAATCAGTTGGCACAGATGGTAACAAGAAACGGCGATATCATTACCAATAAACAGATGAATATTCCTGAAATGAACATCCGGAATTTCAATGTGGGGCTGCCGATTCCGTTTATGATTTTCACAAAACCGCTGAGTGAGATTATGAAATTCAATTTCAATCCGGATAAAATTAATTTCCTGTACATCTACGCCGCGAATCAAAAACACGTAATCCCAAATCTGGACACCAAGTCGTTTTGGATGTTCAATCTGATGTCGCAGCTGATCCTGCCGAAAGATATCAAACTCACCGCAAATTATTTCTACATACAGCCCAACGCCAGTTATTTCTATTTCGTTTCAGAAAAACCAATCGGGAACTCTGTAGATTTAACTTTATCTAAAAAATTTATGAAAGACCGACTGAGCGTTTCTGTTTTTGCCAACGATATTTTCAATGGTCAGCAAATGGCTTTCCGCTCTGTGGAAACACCAAATGTAAGATTAAGCAATAAAAATGATAGCCGTAGTTTTGGGTTTTCGTTAAATTATAAAATTCCGACTAAAAACAAACTCGCCAAAGAAGCACCGAATATGCTGAACCAGGAGAAAAAAGATGATAGCGGAGGAATTCTTCCGCAAGACAACAATCAGTAA
- a CDS encoding sulfite exporter TauE/SafE family protein, which yields MEEIIIAIVALLASALTFFSGFGLGTVLMPVFAVFFPVDLAIALTAIVHFLNNVFKFFLTGKHVDKSILLRFGLPSIVAAFIGALLLNYLSHLQPLFQWDYSGQTFEITPIKLIIALLLIFFALFDIIPKLKNMHFSRKYLPTGGVISGFFGGLSGHQGALRSAFLIRAGLSKETFIATGIAIACLIDITRLSVYSKNILAVKDSIDWKMVIIATLSAFAGAVLGSKILKKITIDTVQMVVAAALIVFAVFLGLGII from the coding sequence ATGGAAGAAATCATTATCGCAATAGTGGCGCTTCTGGCTTCTGCACTTACATTTTTTTCTGGGTTTGGTTTGGGAACGGTTCTTATGCCGGTTTTTGCGGTTTTCTTTCCCGTCGACCTGGCAATTGCACTTACGGCGATTGTACACTTTCTGAATAATGTTTTTAAATTCTTCCTCACCGGAAAACATGTTGATAAAAGTATTCTGCTTCGGTTCGGTTTGCCGTCAATTGTTGCAGCATTCATTGGGGCTCTGCTTTTGAATTATCTTTCACATTTACAGCCTTTATTCCAGTGGGATTATTCCGGACAAACTTTTGAGATTACGCCAATCAAACTGATTATTGCTTTGCTGCTGATATTTTTTGCCCTGTTTGATATAATTCCAAAGCTAAAGAATATGCATTTCAGCAGGAAATATTTACCAACCGGTGGAGTGATCAGTGGTTTTTTTGGCGGATTATCAGGGCATCAGGGTGCATTGCGTTCAGCATTTCTTATCAGAGCCGGACTTTCAAAAGAAACCTTCATCGCGACAGGGATTGCAATCGCGTGTTTGATTGACATTACAAGATTAAGCGTTTACTCCAAAAATATCCTTGCGGTAAAAGACAGCATCGACTGGAAAATGGTAATCATTGCCACGCTTTCTGCCTTTGCCGGCGCAGTGCTCGGAAGTAAAATCCTGAAAAAAATAACCATTGACACCGTTCAGATGGTGGTTGCAGCTGCATTAATTGTTTTTGCTGTATTTTTGGGTCTTGGAATTATTTGA
- a CDS encoding RluA family pseudouridine synthase: METRTQKFEASQIVYEDNHLLVINKKVGQLVQGDKTGDESLLESIKNFIKIRDEKSGNVFLGLVHRIDRPTSGLVIYAKTSKALSRLTQMVKNREIKKTYWAVVAKEMIPQSQRLVHYLKKNEKNNKAVVFPKVTEGAKEAILTYQVLKTLDHYLLLEVDLETGRHHQIRAQLSKTGVPIKGDLKYGAPRSNPDGGISLHARKLVFVHPVTKENIEIIAPVPNNDAVWRACEA; the protein is encoded by the coding sequence ATGGAAACCCGAACCCAGAAATTTGAAGCATCACAAATTGTTTACGAAGACAATCATCTTTTGGTCATCAACAAAAAAGTTGGACAATTGGTTCAGGGTGATAAAACCGGCGACGAATCTCTTTTGGAGTCCATCAAAAATTTCATCAAAATCCGTGACGAAAAATCGGGAAACGTCTTTCTCGGCCTCGTTCACCGTATCGACAGGCCTACTTCGGGTTTGGTGATTTACGCCAAAACTTCAAAAGCACTGTCACGCCTGACCCAAATGGTGAAAAACCGTGAAATCAAAAAAACATATTGGGCAGTGGTAGCCAAGGAAATGATTCCGCAAAGCCAGCGACTGGTTCATTACCTCAAAAAAAACGAGAAAAACAATAAAGCGGTTGTGTTTCCAAAAGTTACCGAAGGTGCAAAAGAGGCGATCTTAACTTATCAGGTTTTAAAGACTTTAGATCATTATCTTCTCCTTGAAGTTGATCTGGAAACCGGCCGCCATCACCAGATCCGTGCCCAGCTTTCCAAAACCGGGGTTCCGATAAAGGGAGATCTGAAATATGGTGCGCCGCGATCAAACCCCGATGGTGGAATTTCGCTGCACGCCAGAAAACTGGTTTTCGTTCATCCCGTAACTAAGGAGAATATTGAAATCATTGCTCCAGTGCCGAACAACGATGCAGTTTGGAGAGCTTGCGAAGCATAG
- a CDS encoding aconitate hydratase, which translates to MTFDIDMIKKVYERYPERIAKAREVVGKPLTLAEKILYTHLWEGNATQAYERGNSYVDFAPDRVAMQDATAQMALLQFMQAGKAKVAVPSTAHADHLIQARVGAEADLQEGINKNSEVFNFLSSVCDKYGIGFWKPGAGIIHQVVLENYAFPGGMMIGTDSHTVNAGGLGMVAIGVGGADAVDVMAGMAWELKMPKLIGVKLTGKMSGWTSAKDVILKVAGILTVKGGTGCIVEYFGEGAQSLSATGKGTICNMGAEIGATTSTFGYDDSMRRYLAATGRQDVVDAADQIAEHLTGDAEVYANPEQYFDQVIEINLSELTPHLNGPFTPDLATPVAEFRDKAEENGWPLDVEWALIGSCTNSSYEDLSRAASIVEDAVAKGVKPKAILGINPGSEQVKFTAERDGFLNSFRKFENARIFTNACGPCIGQWDREGAEKGEKNSIIHSFNRNFAKRADGNPNTHAFVASPEMVAAVAISGRLDFNPITDTLTNANGEQVKLDEPKGSELPEKGFDVDDNGYQAPSEDGSNVQVIVNPTSDRLQLLEPFQPWDGKNIEGAKVLIKAFGKCTTDHISMAGPWLKYRGHLDNISNNMLIGAVNAYNMETNKVKNQLTGEYGEVPTVQRAYKAAGIPSIVVGDENYGEGSSREHAAMEPRHLGVKAVLVKSFARIHETNLKKQGMLGLTFADKADYDKIQEDDTVNFLDLDQFAPGKPLTLEFVHADGTKDTVFANHTYNDQQIGWFKAGSALNLIAQEAQNS; encoded by the coding sequence ATGACTTTTGACATTGATATGATTAAAAAAGTGTACGAGCGCTACCCGGAACGCATTGCGAAAGCTCGCGAAGTGGTAGGAAAACCGCTTACACTTGCTGAAAAAATCCTTTACACCCACCTTTGGGAAGGCAATGCAACACAGGCTTACGAAAGAGGAAATTCTTATGTAGATTTTGCTCCGGACAGGGTGGCGATGCAGGATGCAACTGCGCAAATGGCACTTCTGCAGTTTATGCAGGCCGGGAAAGCAAAGGTTGCCGTACCCTCCACCGCTCACGCAGACCATTTAATCCAAGCAAGAGTAGGTGCCGAAGCAGATTTGCAGGAAGGTATCAATAAAAATTCAGAAGTTTTTAATTTCTTAAGTTCAGTTTGCGATAAATACGGAATCGGTTTCTGGAAGCCGGGCGCCGGAATTATACACCAGGTGGTTTTAGAAAACTATGCCTTCCCTGGCGGAATGATGATCGGAACTGACTCTCACACCGTAAATGCAGGAGGCCTGGGAATGGTAGCGATCGGAGTTGGAGGCGCGGATGCTGTGGATGTAATGGCCGGAATGGCCTGGGAACTGAAAATGCCAAAACTCATCGGTGTAAAATTAACCGGAAAAATGAGCGGCTGGACTTCCGCAAAAGACGTGATTCTTAAAGTTGCAGGTATCCTTACCGTAAAAGGGGGAACCGGCTGTATCGTAGAATATTTTGGTGAAGGCGCGCAATCGCTTTCTGCAACAGGAAAGGGCACAATCTGTAACATGGGTGCAGAAATCGGTGCCACAACTTCTACTTTCGGTTATGATGATTCTATGAGAAGATATCTGGCTGCAACCGGAAGACAGGATGTGGTGGATGCTGCAGACCAAATTGCTGAACATTTAACGGGTGACGCAGAAGTTTATGCAAACCCTGAACAGTATTTCGACCAGGTTATTGAAATTAATTTGTCTGAATTGACGCCGCATCTAAACGGACCTTTTACACCGGACTTGGCGACACCTGTTGCGGAATTCCGTGACAAGGCTGAAGAAAACGGCTGGCCTCTGGACGTAGAATGGGCACTGATCGGTTCTTGTACGAATTCCTCTTATGAAGATTTATCAAGAGCGGCTTCTATCGTAGAAGATGCTGTGGCGAAAGGCGTGAAACCAAAAGCAATTTTAGGAATCAATCCAGGTTCTGAGCAGGTAAAATTCACCGCTGAAAGAGACGGATTCCTTAATTCATTCAGAAAATTTGAAAACGCAAGAATCTTTACCAACGCCTGTGGACCGTGCATCGGACAATGGGACAGAGAGGGTGCAGAAAAAGGCGAGAAAAACTCCATCATACACTCCTTCAACAGAAACTTTGCAAAAAGAGCGGACGGTAACCCAAATACACACGCTTTCGTAGCATCTCCGGAAATGGTGGCTGCGGTTGCGATTTCAGGAAGATTAGACTTTAATCCAATTACAGATACTTTAACCAACGCTAACGGAGAACAGGTAAAACTGGATGAGCCAAAAGGTTCTGAACTCCCTGAAAAAGGTTTTGATGTAGATGACAACGGTTACCAGGCGCCATCTGAAGACGGAAGTAACGTTCAGGTTATTGTAAACCCAACCTCAGACAGGCTTCAGTTGCTTGAGCCATTCCAACCTTGGGACGGCAAAAATATTGAAGGTGCAAAAGTTTTGATTAAAGCCTTCGGAAAATGTACAACTGACCATATTTCTATGGCTGGACCTTGGCTGAAATACCGCGGACACTTGGATAATATTTCCAACAATATGTTGATCGGCGCCGTAAACGCTTACAACATGGAAACCAATAAAGTGAAAAACCAACTGACCGGTGAATACGGCGAAGTTCCTACAGTACAGAGAGCGTACAAGGCAGCCGGTATTCCTTCGATTGTTGTGGGCGACGAAAACTACGGTGAAGGTTCGTCCAGAGAACATGCCGCAATGGAACCAAGACATTTGGGTGTAAAAGCAGTTTTGGTAAAATCTTTCGCGCGTATCCACGAAACGAACCTGAAAAAACAGGGAATGCTTGGTTTAACGTTTGCCGATAAAGCAGATTATGATAAAATTCAGGAAGATGATACCGTAAACTTCCTTGATCTTGATCAGTTTGCTCCAGGGAAACCACTAACACTTGAATTCGTGCATGCTGACGGAACAAAGGATACCGTATTTGCAAACCACACTTATAACGATCAGCAGATAGGCTGGTTTAAAGCAGGATCTGCGCTTAACCTGATCGCACAGGAAGCTCAGAATTCCTAA
- a CDS encoding Crp/Fnr family transcriptional regulator, which produces MSVEKQELIEKNLSRVFNENYFKANLSTEDFEKYQSVKKDVSIQKGDYLFDEHETAQGVYLITKGTLKLSKSGVYGKDQILRFIKEGDLIGYRSLLIGEDFQAKAEAMSDVDAKFIPGDFFLHLLEADSKLSFAMLQKFAYELGESSNTITFLAQKTVRERLAEVLLLLEQKLGADPEGFIKISLTREEIANLIGTATESAIRLISEFKQDQLIETEGRNIKILNHEKLMKLGHVIM; this is translated from the coding sequence ATGTCTGTAGAAAAACAAGAGCTCATCGAGAAGAATCTGTCGAGAGTTTTTAATGAAAATTACTTTAAAGCTAACCTTTCTACTGAAGATTTCGAAAAATACCAAAGCGTGAAAAAAGACGTTTCCATCCAAAAAGGCGACTATCTTTTTGATGAACACGAAACGGCGCAGGGTGTTTACTTAATCACAAAAGGAACTTTAAAGCTTTCTAAATCAGGTGTGTATGGTAAAGACCAGATTTTAAGATTTATAAAAGAAGGTGATCTGATCGGTTACCGTTCGCTGTTGATTGGGGAAGATTTTCAGGCTAAAGCTGAAGCAATGTCTGACGTGGACGCGAAATTTATTCCAGGCGATTTTTTCCTTCATTTACTGGAAGCTGATTCAAAATTATCCTTCGCGATGCTGCAGAAATTCGCCTATGAACTGGGTGAATCTTCAAATACAATTACGTTCCTTGCACAGAAAACCGTAAGAGAAAGACTGGCAGAAGTTCTCCTGCTTTTGGAACAGAAACTGGGCGCCGATCCGGAAGGTTTCATCAAAATTTCATTAACCAGGGAAGAAATTGCCAATTTAATTGGTACTGCCACCGAAAGCGCCATCCGCCTTATTTCAGAATTCAAGCAGGATCAGCTGATTGAGACAGAGGGCCGCAATATCAAGATCCTGAATCACGAAAAGCTGATGAAGCTGGGACACGTGATCATGTAA
- a CDS encoding WG repeat-containing protein, with amino-acid sequence MKKILSLLFALSLVINIGAQTKYVKKPAAKPVAKKTAVPKANPDLTKVNDSIPALIPQKKNGKFGFINQKGKVVIPHQYSNVGFYGEDCNLLNSKNEKAKKYGTDKYASVRLNGVDYRIDYTGKRVYKYQDSDLAKCPFEYKKQLFHAYNRQGYYGVIEDSRFENAEDYRHYQIYPQYEYLHIMEGDDLKHPMIIASYNNKFGVIDINNKVVIPFIYSDIKRNFSWKLARLFEVTTDGKNYFYVDDKNTAY; translated from the coding sequence ATGAAGAAGATTTTGAGCCTATTATTTGCGTTGAGCCTTGTTATCAATATCGGTGCACAAACAAAATATGTCAAGAAGCCCGCGGCAAAGCCTGTGGCTAAAAAAACGGCAGTTCCGAAAGCAAATCCTGATCTTACTAAAGTAAATGATTCAATCCCGGCCCTTATTCCGCAAAAAAAGAATGGGAAATTTGGTTTTATCAATCAGAAAGGCAAAGTGGTCATTCCGCACCAATACAGCAATGTCGGGTTTTACGGTGAGGACTGCAACCTGCTGAATTCAAAGAATGAGAAGGCTAAAAAATATGGTACTGATAAATACGCGTCTGTAAGGCTTAACGGAGTGGACTACAGAATTGACTATACCGGAAAAAGGGTTTACAAATACCAGGATTCTGATTTGGCAAAATGTCCTTTCGAATATAAAAAGCAACTCTTTCATGCCTATAACAGGCAGGGCTACTACGGCGTTATTGAAGATTCCAGGTTTGAAAACGCGGAAGATTACCGCCATTATCAAATTTATCCTCAGTACGAGTACCTTCACATCATGGAGGGCGACGATTTGAAACATCCAATGATCATCGCTTCATACAACAATAAGTTTGGAGTTATTGATATTAATAATAAAGTCGTGATCCCATTCATTTATTCTGACATCAAAAGAAATTTCAGCTGGAAACTAGCGCGCCTTTTCGAAGTGACTACCGACGGAAAAAATTATTTTTATGTGGATGACAAGAATACGGCGTATTAA